The Syntrophales bacterium genome contains a region encoding:
- a CDS encoding MgtC/SapB family protein, with protein sequence MFDFNFHEALMELGKLILAALMGGAIGFERESHGQAAGIRTNLLVSLGACLMMMLSLHMEELFRHLNAYTTVRLDPGRIASYAIASMGFLGAGAIIKGKGSVKGLTTAAGLWLVTGIGLAVGAGYIFPALYCTLLSLLILYALRIKTLVPHDEYTILILKFRGVHRHLEEIRKILSAYHEFHIQFVNFQQSIPSRTRTYRLRLLGRESKNWGDIVRKFQELPEIEEIAWEEGEVP encoded by the coding sequence ATGTTTGATTTTAACTTTCATGAAGCCTTAATGGAGTTGGGTAAATTAATCCTCGCCGCTCTAATGGGAGGGGCCATTGGCTTTGAGCGAGAGTCTCACGGCCAGGCCGCTGGTATCCGTACCAATCTATTGGTCTCTCTGGGGGCGTGTCTGATGATGATGCTCTCCCTCCATATGGAAGAACTCTTTCGCCACCTCAATGCTTATACCACTGTGCGTCTCGACCCTGGCCGGATAGCTTCTTACGCCATTGCAAGTATGGGTTTTCTGGGAGCCGGGGCCATCATCAAAGGAAAAGGTTCCGTCAAGGGGCTTACCACTGCCGCTGGTCTCTGGCTGGTGACAGGTATTGGTCTCGCCGTGGGCGCCGGTTATATCTTCCCCGCCCTTTACTGCACGTTGTTGAGCCTTTTGATCCTCTATGCCCTCCGCATAAAGACGTTAGTCCCCCATGATGAATATACAATTCTTATTTTAAAATTCCGGGGGGTGCATCGTCATCTCGAGGAAATTAGAAAGATACTTTCCGCATACCACGAGTTCCACATCCAGTTTGTCAACTTCCAACAGAGTATTCCCTCCCGGACCAGGACCTATCGTTTGCGATTGCTCGGCAGGGAATCCAAGAACTGGGGAGATATTGTGAGAAAATTTCAGGAGCTTCCGGAAATAGAGGAAATCGCCTGGGAGGAGGGCGAGGTCCCGTAA